From one Amia ocellicauda isolate fAmiCal2 chromosome 17, fAmiCal2.hap1, whole genome shotgun sequence genomic stretch:
- the LOC136712671 gene encoding 4-hydroxyphenylpyruvate dioxygenase: protein MTSYSDKGEKHEKGKFLSFDHITFWVGNAKQAASFYCNKMGFEPLAYQGLETGSREVVSHVVRQNKIMYVFSSPLNPGNEEMGEHLMKHGDGVKDIAFTVEDCDFLVQKARERGATIVKEPYELEDKHGKVKLAVLQTYGDTTHTFVERMGYKGLFLPGFHSPLFLDPLLSKLPPGKLNFVDHVVGNQPDEEMVPVVEWYLKNLLFHRFWSVDDKQIQTEFSSLRSIVVANYEETVKMPINEPALGKRKSQIQEYVEYYGGPGVQHIAMNTSDIITAIRNLKERGMEFMVVPDTYYQQLREKLQGSKVKISEDLDILQDLKILVDFDDNGYLLQIFTKPVQDRPTVFLEVIQRHNHQGFGAGNFKSLFEAIEADQSARGNLTVLSPSGEAEFV from the exons ATG ACTTCTTACAGCGACAAAGGTGAAAAG CATGAGAAGGGGAAGTTCCTTTCCTTTGATCACATCACATTTTGGGTGGGAAATGCCAAACAG GCAGCTTCCTTCTACTGCAACAAGATGGGCTTTGAGCCTTTAGCATACCAGGGCCTGGAGACTGGCAGCAGGGAGGTGGTGTCTCATGTGGTCAGGCAGAATAAG ATTATGTATGTCTTCTCTTCACCACTCAATCCAGGAAATGAAG AAATGGGGGAGCATTTGATGAAACACGGGGACGGGGTGAAGGACATCGCCTTCACAGTGGAAGACTGCGACTTCCTCGTGCAG AAAGCCAGGGAGCGAGGGGCAACCATTGTGAAGGAGCCCTACGAACTGGAAGACAAACATGGGAAGGTCAAATTAGCAGTACTTCAGACG TATGGAGACACCACTCACACATTTGTGGAGAGGATGGGATATAAGGGTCTTTTCCTGCCTGGTTTCCACTCACCCCTTTTCCTGGACCCTCTGCTCTCCAAGCT GCCGCCTGGGAAGCTCAATTTCGTAGATCATGTGGTGGGGAACCAGCCCGACGAGGAGATGGTTCCAGTGGTGGAGTG GTACCTGAAGAACCTACTCTTCCACCGCTTCTGGTCAGTGGACGACAAGCAGATCCAAACGGAGTTCAGCTCCCTGCGCTCCATCGTAGTGGCCAACTACGAGGAGACAGTGAAGATGCCCATCAACGAGCCGGCCCTTGGCAAAAGGAAGTCCCAGATCCAG GAATACGTGGAGTACTATGGAGGCCCGGGTGTGCAGCACATTGCAATGAACACATCAGACATCATAACAGCT ATACGCAACTTGAAGGAACGTGGAATGGAGTTCATGGTGGTTCCAGATACTTACTACCAGCAGCTGAGAGAGAAGCTGCAGGGGTCCAAAGTGAAGATATCAGAGGACCTGGACATACTACAG GATCTGAAGATCTTGGTGGACTTCGACGATAATGGCTACCTGCTCCAGATCTTCACCAAGCCTGTTCAGGACAGACCCACGGTGTTCCTGGAAGTGATACAGAGACACAACCACCAG GGTTTCGGCGCTGGAAACTTTAAGTCATTGTTCGAAGCCATAGAAGCCGACCAGAGCGCGAGGGGAAACCTGACAGTCTTGTCACCCAGCGGAGAAGCAGAGTTTGTGTAG
- the psmd9 gene encoding 26S proteasome non-ATPase regulatory subunit 9: MTEEKNNKNLGITVEDVQNLIKKKDEIEEQIKAYYDVLEDQKGVGMEGPLVDEEGYPRADVDVYQVRTARHNISCLQNDHKVLMLQIEEALHQLHEQERAKRDKAEVRPEAREPENSLPQPFARVDTVTPGSPASMAGIHVGDEIIEFGTVNSVNFQNFQNIATVVQHSEGKPLSITVLRNGQKVHLGLTPQRWSGRGLLGCNILPVRR, encoded by the exons ATGacggaggaaaaaaacaacaagaacttGGGCATAACTGTTGAAGATGTTCAGAATCTGATCAAAAAGAAAGACGAAATTGAAGAGCAAATCAAAGCATACTATGACGTGCTAGAAGAC CAAAAAGGTGTGGGAATGGAAGGTCCGCTGGTGGATGAAGAAGGCTACCCTCGAGCAGATGTGGATGTGTATCAGGTCCGTACAGCGAGGCACAACATCTCCT GTTTGCAGAATGACCACAAGGTCTTAATGCTGCAGATCGAGGAAGCGTTACACCAGCTGCACGAGCAAGAGAGGGCGAAGAGGGACAAGGCGGAAGTGCGGCCCGAGGCCAGGGAGCCGGAGAACAGCCTGCCACAGCCCTTTGCCAGGGTTGATACTGTCACCCCTGGCTCCCCCGCCAGCATGGCT GGGATACATGTTGGGGATGAGATCATTGAGTTCGGCACAGTGAATTCGGTGAACTTCCAGAACTTTCAGAATATCGCCACGGTGGTCCAGCACAGTGAAGGG AAACCTCTGAGCATAACAGTGCTTCGCAATGGACAAAAAGTACATTTAGGGCTCACCCCCCAGCGATGGAGTGGAAGAGGTCTGCTGGG CTGCAACATCCTGCCTGTACGCAGATAA